A section of the Alkalicoccobacillus plakortidis genome encodes:
- a CDS encoding DUF1186 domain-containing protein, with protein sequence MELFPLLIESLMQHEVEEEHPLAHFLQDDGARILASVYNGNLSMIKLVIELNQAYPYARAQAIRSLVILVFSNELDRQDVLLYFKHLLKIETNWYVTTQIVMAFTALYPDEVYPEIEAAYQRGNVDEWMIRLEDVTHTLALQMDIVLHISK encoded by the coding sequence ATGGAATTATTTCCTTTATTAATTGAATCCCTTATGCAGCACGAAGTAGAAGAGGAACATCCACTCGCTCACTTTTTACAGGATGATGGTGCTCGAATTCTTGCCTCTGTTTACAATGGAAACCTGTCAATGATTAAGCTGGTCATTGAATTAAATCAAGCGTATCCTTATGCTCGTGCCCAGGCAATCAGGTCCTTAGTTATCCTAGTTTTTTCAAATGAATTAGATAGACAAGATGTACTTTTATATTTTAAACATTTATTAAAAATAGAAACAAACTGGTACGTAACAACGCAGATTGTCATGGCTTTTACAGCGCTATATCCGGATGAAGTCTATCCAGAAATTGAGGCTGCTTACCAACGTGGGAATGTAGATGAATGGATGATTAGGTTAGAGGATGTTACTCATACATTGGCTTTGCAAATGGATATAGTGCTTCACATATCAAAATAA
- a CDS encoding thiol-disulfide oxidoreductase DCC family protein, translating to MAKKHIVFYDAECPLCQSVKAVIVKLDWFNRFEWQSVQKIAETKYRFLQNRHLYDEIHMVTSDNEIKTGFYTVRKILLNLPLASGLALLLFLPFVDKLGVPLYTFISTNRYEWFGRIQENPS from the coding sequence ATGGCAAAGAAACACATAGTTTTTTATGATGCCGAATGTCCACTTTGTCAATCGGTTAAAGCAGTGATTGTCAAATTAGATTGGTTTAACCGATTTGAGTGGCAATCAGTTCAGAAAATCGCTGAAACCAAGTACCGTTTTTTACAAAATCGTCATTTGTATGATGAGATTCATATGGTGACATCAGATAATGAGATCAAAACTGGTTTTTATACTGTCAGAAAAATATTGCTGAATCTCCCCTTGGCATCAGGTCTCGCTCTATTGTTGTTTCTACCTTTTGTAGACAAGTTAGGCGTGCCGCTATATACATTTATTTCAACAAACCGCTATGAGTGGTTTGGTCGTATCCAGGAAAATCCATCGTAG
- a CDS encoding histidine phosphatase family protein, which produces MKSIYLIRHCSASGQEPDAELTDEGQQQAQGLAEFLSQEDIERIISSPFTRAVQSIEPFRVQKELELTLDMRLTERVLSKQPLDDWLEKLESSFSDMNQVIGEGESSHKAQERIVEVINEIKDGPDDRVAVVTHGNLLSLLLNYVDSRFGFREWQSLSNPDVYLITANREEPLSVTRLWKS; this is translated from the coding sequence ACGCAGAGCTTACAGATGAGGGGCAACAGCAGGCGCAAGGATTAGCGGAGTTTCTCTCGCAGGAAGATATTGAACGTATTATCTCAAGTCCTTTTACACGTGCAGTTCAGTCAATAGAACCCTTTAGAGTTCAAAAAGAGCTTGAATTAACATTGGACATGAGACTAACTGAACGAGTATTAAGTAAGCAACCATTAGATGATTGGCTAGAAAAACTTGAATCATCCTTCTCTGATATGAATCAAGTGATTGGTGAAGGGGAGTCTAGTCATAAGGCTCAAGAGCGTATTGTAGAAGTCATAAACGAGATAAAAGATGGACCAGATGACAGAGTAGCGGTGGTTACTCATGGGAACTTGCTTTCTTTATTGCTTAATTATGTAGATTCAAGATTCGGATTTAGAGAATGGCAATCTTTAAGTAATCCCGATGTTTATTTAATCACAGCAAATAGAGAAGAACCCTTATCAGTAACAAGGTTATGGAAATCCTAA